One stretch of Bosea vaviloviae DNA includes these proteins:
- a CDS encoding BrnA antitoxin family protein: MSRKIVFDDDNPEWTEEDFRTARPASELPPEILAAFPNTKQRGPQAAPTKVQVTLRLDRDVIERFRKTGKGWQTRINEALKKAV; the protein is encoded by the coding sequence ATGTCCCGCAAGATCGTCTTCGATGACGACAATCCAGAATGGACGGAAGAGGATTTTCGGACGGCCCGCCCGGCCTCTGAGCTCCCTCCTGAAATCCTCGCGGCCTTTCCAAATACGAAGCAGCGCGGCCCGCAAGCCGCTCCGACCAAGGTTCAGGTGACGCTGCGGCTCGACCGCGATGTGATCGAGCGGTTCCGGAAGACCGGCAAGGGCTGGCAGACCCGGATCAACGAAGCGCTCAAGAAAGCCGTCTGA
- a CDS encoding BrnT family toxin: protein MEIEFDPAKNEINRQKHGISLARAVDLEILGFQADDRFAGETRYRAWGLIDEQAYCLAFVQREGRIRAISLRRARDKEIRRHVPQDRLR from the coding sequence ATGGAGATCGAGTTCGACCCGGCCAAGAACGAGATCAATCGGCAAAAGCACGGTATTTCGCTGGCGCGGGCAGTCGACCTCGAGATCCTCGGGTTCCAGGCTGACGACCGCTTCGCCGGGGAAACGCGCTATCGCGCCTGGGGATTGATCGACGAGCAGGCCTACTGCCTGGCTTTCGTCCAGCGTGAAGGGCGTATCCGCGCCATCAGCCTTCGTCGAGCGAGAGACAAGGAGATCAGACGTCATGTCCCGCAAGATCGTCTTCGATGA
- the argJ gene encoding bifunctional glutamate N-acetyltransferase/amino-acid acetyltransferase ArgJ encodes MAGKDVPVSPLAPKRQPKVPAVPGVRFATAEAGIRYKGRTDVVLMLLDQGTQAAGVFTRSKCPSAPVDWCRENLAQGSARAIVVNSGNANAFTGLKGRDSVKLTAEIAAKAASCKPSEVFIASTGVIGEPLDATKFEGVLSDCARRAADGPWIDAARAIMTTDTFPKALSRKAKIDGKEVVLAGIAKGAGMIAPDMATMLSFVFTDAPIAAPVLQALLSKGVKGSFNAVTVDSDTSTSDTLMLFATGKAAERGVPAITQVNDARLSGFKRALNSLLLELAHLVCKDGEGARKFVEIRVAGATSARSAKRVALSIANSPLVKTAIAGEDANWGRIVMAVGKAGEPADRDKLDISFGDIMVARQGARAPSYDEQAVSAYMTGEHIVITTDLGLGRGKSTVWTCDLTKAYVEINGDYRS; translated from the coding sequence ATGGCTGGCAAGGATGTCCCCGTTTCCCCGCTCGCGCCCAAGCGCCAGCCCAAGGTCCCGGCTGTGCCGGGCGTGCGCTTCGCGACCGCCGAAGCGGGCATCCGCTATAAGGGCCGCACCGATGTCGTGCTGATGCTGCTCGACCAGGGCACGCAAGCCGCGGGCGTCTTCACCCGCTCGAAATGCCCCTCCGCCCCGGTCGACTGGTGCCGCGAGAATCTGGCGCAAGGCTCGGCCCGCGCGATCGTCGTCAATTCCGGCAACGCCAACGCCTTCACCGGGCTCAAAGGTCGCGACTCGGTCAAGCTCACCGCCGAGATCGCCGCCAAGGCTGCCAGCTGCAAGCCCTCGGAAGTCTTCATCGCCTCCACGGGCGTGATCGGCGAACCGCTCGACGCCACCAAATTCGAGGGCGTGCTGAGCGACTGCGCCAGGCGCGCCGCGGATGGCCCCTGGATCGACGCCGCCCGGGCGATCATGACCACCGACACCTTCCCCAAGGCGCTCTCGCGCAAGGCAAAAATCGACGGCAAGGAGGTCGTGCTGGCCGGCATCGCCAAGGGCGCCGGCATGATCGCGCCCGACATGGCGACGATGCTCTCCTTCGTCTTCACCGACGCACCCATAGCCGCGCCCGTCTTGCAGGCGCTGCTCTCCAAGGGCGTGAAGGGCTCGTTCAATGCGGTCACGGTCGACAGCGACACCTCGACCTCCGACACGCTGATGCTCTTCGCCACGGGCAAGGCGGCCGAGCGCGGCGTGCCCGCGATCACCCAGGTCAACGATGCCCGCCTCTCCGGCTTCAAGCGCGCGCTGAATTCGCTGCTGCTCGAGCTCGCCCATCTCGTCTGCAAAGACGGCGAGGGCGCACGTAAATTCGTCGAGATCCGCGTCGCGGGGGCGACCTCCGCGCGCTCGGCCAAGCGGGTCGCGCTCTCGATCGCCAATTCGCCGCTGGTCAAGACCGCCATCGCCGGCGAGGACGCCAATTGGGGCCGCATCGTCATGGCCGTCGGCAAGGCCGGCGAACCCGCCGATCGCGACAAGCTCGACATCTCCTTCGGCGACATCATGGTCGCCCGGCAGGGCGCGCGCGCGCCGTCCTATGACGAGCAGGCGGTCTCCGCCTACATGACCGGCGAGCACATCGTCATCACCACCGATCTTGGACTGGGCCGGGGCAAATCCACGGTCTGGACCTGCGACCTGACCAAGGCCTATGTCGAAATCAACGGCGACTATCGCTCCTGA
- the mutT gene encoding 8-oxo-dGTP diphosphatase MutT, translated as MKLLLVVACALIDSDNRVLVAQRPEGKALAGLWEFPGGKLEAGERPEPALIRELSEELGITVKEACLAPLTFASYAYPDFHLLMPLYICRRWEGTAISREGQALKWLRAGKLSQLAMPPADEPLIPHLIDLLGA; from the coding sequence GTGAAACTCCTCCTCGTCGTCGCCTGCGCCCTGATCGATTCCGACAACCGCGTCCTTGTCGCGCAACGCCCCGAAGGCAAGGCGCTGGCGGGCCTGTGGGAGTTCCCCGGCGGCAAGCTGGAGGCCGGCGAACGGCCCGAACCCGCACTGATCCGCGAGCTCTCGGAAGAGCTCGGCATCACCGTGAAGGAAGCCTGCCTCGCGCCCCTGACCTTTGCGAGCTATGCCTATCCGGACTTCCACCTGCTGATGCCGCTCTATATCTGCCGGCGCTGGGAGGGCACGGCCATCTCGCGCGAGGGCCAGGCCCTGAAATGGCTCCGCGCCGGCAAGCTCAGCCAACTGGCGATGCCACCCGCCGACGAACCCCTGATCCCGCATCTGATCGACCTGCTGGGGGCTTGA
- a CDS encoding winged helix-turn-helix domain-containing protein, whose product MASRPKLPLTLTRDRARAIWLRAQRLDEPEPFGAGPEATRAAVAHLGYVQIDTINVIERCHHHILYSRIPSYRRSDLAQAQTLEKSVFEYWTHALSYVPTADIRFFLGAMKAHREEPKRWSAVGSPEETRKLLRRIRKEGALTIRDIDTDVLIEKAHLWASKKPSKGLLERAFYDGELVISARAGMLKTYELIDRHFGWEKKPTPASERQVVAYKLDRALRAQGVVSLDSICHLDAPAKKAVAELIAGRVKRKELVQVRIEGAEKAPHWASPEALEAVAPTDAGLVHILSPFDPLIIQRKRLNLFFGYQHLFEAYLPREKRVYGYFALPVLLGDRIVAVLDLKTDRAAGKLLIQQWSWLAGEETPAAKAAIEIELARFERFQLALGSESEPAFAEALPEEENRAALRA is encoded by the coding sequence ATGGCATCCAGACCCAAGTTACCGCTCACCCTGACGAGAGACCGTGCGCGCGCCATCTGGCTGCGCGCGCAGCGGCTCGACGAGCCGGAGCCCTTCGGCGCCGGGCCGGAGGCGACGCGGGCCGCGGTCGCGCATCTCGGCTATGTCCAGATCGACACGATCAACGTGATCGAGCGCTGCCACCACCACATCCTCTACAGCCGCATCCCGAGCTATCGCCGCTCCGATCTCGCGCAGGCGCAAACGCTGGAGAAGAGCGTCTTCGAATACTGGACGCATGCACTCTCCTATGTCCCGACTGCGGATATCCGCTTCTTCCTCGGCGCGATGAAGGCGCATCGCGAGGAGCCCAAGCGCTGGTCGGCTGTCGGCTCGCCCGAGGAGACGCGCAAGCTGCTCCGGCGCATCCGCAAGGAGGGCGCGCTCACCATCCGCGACATCGACACCGATGTGCTGATCGAGAAGGCCCATCTCTGGGCGAGCAAGAAGCCGTCCAAGGGCCTGCTGGAGCGCGCCTTCTACGATGGCGAGCTCGTCATCTCGGCACGCGCCGGCATGCTCAAGACCTATGAACTGATCGACCGGCATTTCGGCTGGGAGAAGAAGCCCACTCCGGCCAGCGAGCGCCAGGTCGTTGCCTACAAACTCGACCGGGCGCTGCGGGCGCAGGGCGTGGTCAGCCTTGATTCGATCTGCCATCTCGACGCGCCCGCCAAGAAGGCCGTGGCCGAGCTGATCGCGGGGCGGGTCAAGCGCAAGGAACTCGTGCAGGTGCGGATCGAGGGGGCCGAGAAGGCGCCGCATTGGGCAAGCCCCGAGGCGCTGGAGGCCGTCGCTCCCACTGATGCCGGCCTCGTCCACATCCTCTCGCCTTTCGATCCCCTGATCATCCAGCGCAAGCGCCTGAATCTGTTCTTCGGCTACCAGCACCTGTTCGAGGCCTATCTGCCGCGGGAGAAGCGGGTCTATGGCTATTTCGCCCTGCCGGTCCTGCTCGGGGACCGGATCGTCGCGGTGCTCGACCTGAAGACCGACCGCGCCGCGGGCAAGCTGTTGATCCAGCAATGGAGCTGGCTTGCGGGGGAGGAGACGCCGGCCGCAAAGGCGGCGATCGAGATTGAGCTGGCGCGGTTCGAGCGGTTTCAGCTCGCGCTCGGCAGCGAGAGCGAGCCTGCCTTCGCAGAGGCGCTGCCTGAGGAGGAGAACCGCGCCGCGCTGCGCGCTTAG
- a CDS encoding flavin reductase family protein, whose product MKRHAKRDYPLMDIRRHLETGPIVLVSSAWRGKTNIMTMGWHMMLQFTPALFGGYIWTGNHSYEMIRQSRQCVINVPTVDLIDTIVAIGNSSGSEIDKFKEFDLSAGQAERVKAPLIDECYASFECELADDTLVPDKGLFIWQVVKAHVAPSPKNPKTVHYRGDGEFMVAGPSLSRRGSFKPEML is encoded by the coding sequence ATGAAGCGTCACGCGAAGCGGGACTATCCGCTGATGGATATCCGCCGCCATCTCGAGACAGGGCCGATCGTGCTGGTCAGCTCGGCCTGGCGGGGCAAGACCAATATCATGACCATGGGTTGGCACATGATGCTGCAATTCACCCCCGCCTTGTTCGGCGGCTATATCTGGACCGGCAATCACAGCTACGAGATGATCCGCCAGTCCCGGCAATGTGTCATCAACGTCCCGACGGTCGATCTGATCGACACCATCGTCGCGATCGGCAACAGCTCCGGCAGCGAGATCGACAAGTTCAAGGAGTTCGATCTGAGCGCCGGCCAGGCCGAAAGGGTCAAGGCGCCGCTGATCGACGAGTGTTATGCCAGTTTCGAATGCGAGCTCGCCGACGATACGCTCGTGCCGGACAAGGGGCTGTTCATCTGGCAAGTGGTGAAGGCCCATGTCGCGCCCTCGCCCAAGAACCCGAAGACGGTGCATTATCGCGGCGACGGCGAGTTCATGGTCGCCGGTCCTTCGCTCAGCCGGCGCGGCAGCTTCAAGCCGGAAATGCTCTGA
- a CDS encoding WD40 repeat domain-containing protein translates to MDTITKPVSLREHVVPIEAGAHVVAAHWLKSALALALADGRVLRWRDGEAESVEPHAGGILSACTDGERLITGGDDGRVVATGAEGEPTEIARDPKRRWIDAVTLSGSGSLAWNTGKTVHSRDDKGRVKSLDFVTTPQGLVFAPKGYRLAVAQMNGVSLWYPNTEAKPEFLEWKGSHLDVIWSPDGRFVVSSMQENALHGWRLGDKPTHMRMTGYPAKPRSLSWSHDGLWLASSGADAAIVWPFQGEGPTGKAPRECGARHAKVTRVAFHPKALVLAVGYDDGCILMIRLTDASELLVRPAIKASGVTAFAWDKLGKRLAFGTEDGVAGVLTLPAG, encoded by the coding sequence ATGGATACGATCACCAAACCCGTTTCGCTGCGCGAACATGTCGTCCCCATTGAGGCCGGGGCGCATGTCGTCGCGGCCCATTGGCTCAAATCGGCGCTGGCGCTCGCGCTTGCCGACGGGCGCGTGCTGCGCTGGCGCGATGGCGAGGCCGAGAGCGTCGAGCCTCATGCCGGCGGCATTCTCAGCGCCTGCACGGACGGCGAACGACTGATCACCGGCGGTGATGACGGGCGCGTCGTCGCGACCGGAGCCGAGGGCGAACCCACCGAGATCGCGCGCGACCCCAAGCGCCGCTGGATCGATGCGGTGACGCTGTCGGGCAGCGGCAGCCTCGCCTGGAACACCGGCAAGACCGTGCATTCCCGCGACGACAAGGGCCGGGTCAAATCGCTCGATTTCGTTACGACGCCGCAGGGGCTGGTCTTCGCGCCGAAGGGCTATCGTCTCGCCGTCGCCCAGATGAACGGTGTCTCGCTGTGGTATCCCAACACCGAGGCCAAGCCCGAATTCCTGGAGTGGAAGGGCTCGCATCTCGATGTGATCTGGTCGCCCGATGGCCGCTTCGTCGTCTCCTCGATGCAGGAGAACGCGCTGCATGGCTGGCGGCTGGGCGACAAGCCGACGCATATGCGCATGACCGGCTACCCGGCCAAGCCGCGTTCCTTGTCCTGGTCGCATGACGGGCTCTGGCTCGCCTCATCGGGTGCGGACGCCGCAATCGTCTGGCCGTTCCAGGGGGAGGGGCCGACCGGCAAGGCGCCGCGCGAATGTGGCGCGCGCCACGCCAAGGTCACGCGCGTGGCCTTCCATCCCAAGGCGCTGGTGCTGGCCGTCGGCTATGACGATGGCTGCATCCTGATGATCCGCTTGACCGACGCCTCCGAGCTCCTGGTGCGGCCCGCGATCAAGGCCAGCGGCGTCACCGCCTTCGCCTGGGACAAGCTCGGCAAGCGCCTGGCCTTCGGGACCGAGGATGGTGTGGCCGGCGTGCTCACCTTGCCGGCCGGCTGA
- a CDS encoding CobW family GTP-binding protein gives MSEKIPVTVLTGYLGAGKTTLLNRILTEDHGKKFAVIVNEFGETGIDGDLVVGADEEVFEMNNGCICCTVRGDLIRILDGLMKRKGKFDAIIVETTGLADPAPVAQTFFVDQDVGDATKLDAVVTVTDAKWLTERLKDAPEAKNQIAFADVIIINKVDLVSAEELAEVEAAIRAINPYAKLHKTTRCDLPIDQLLDRNAFDLDRILDIEPDFLESGHHHHHSDEVRSMSFTIPGDVDPDKFMPWINDISQAQGPNILRSKGILAFKDEPRRFVFQGVHMILDGDLQRDWKADETRNSRLVFIGRDLDESELRKGFLACAA, from the coding sequence ATGTCCGAGAAAATCCCCGTCACGGTGCTCACAGGCTATCTGGGCGCCGGCAAGACCACGCTCCTCAACCGCATCCTCACCGAGGACCACGGCAAGAAATTCGCCGTGATCGTCAACGAGTTCGGCGAGACCGGCATCGATGGCGACCTCGTCGTCGGCGCCGATGAGGAAGTCTTCGAGATGAACAATGGCTGCATCTGCTGCACCGTGCGCGGTGATCTGATCCGCATCCTCGACGGCCTGATGAAGCGCAAGGGCAAGTTCGACGCGATCATCGTCGAGACCACGGGCCTGGCTGATCCGGCCCCGGTGGCGCAAACCTTCTTCGTCGACCAGGATGTCGGCGATGCGACCAAGCTCGACGCCGTCGTCACCGTGACGGACGCCAAATGGCTGACCGAACGGCTGAAGGATGCGCCCGAGGCGAAGAACCAGATCGCCTTCGCCGACGTCATCATCATCAACAAGGTCGATCTCGTCTCGGCCGAGGAACTGGCCGAGGTCGAGGCCGCGATCCGCGCCATCAACCCCTACGCCAAGCTGCACAAGACGACGCGCTGCGACCTGCCGATCGACCAGTTGCTCGACCGCAACGCTTTCGATCTCGACCGCATCCTCGACATCGAGCCGGATTTTCTCGAATCCGGACACCATCATCATCATTCCGACGAGGTGCGTTCGATGTCGTTCACGATCCCCGGCGATGTCGACCCCGACAAGTTCATGCCCTGGATCAACGATATCAGCCAGGCGCAAGGGCCCAACATCCTGCGCTCCAAGGGCATTCTCGCCTTCAAGGACGAGCCGCGCCGCTTCGTCTTCCAGGGCGTCCATATGATCCTCGATGGCGATCTGCAGCGCGATTGGAAGGCGGATGAGACGCGCAATTCCCGCCTCGTCTTCATCGGGCGCGATCTCGACGAGAGCGAATTGCGCAAGGGATTTTTGGCCTGCGCGGCGTGA
- a CDS encoding metal ABC transporter substrate-binding protein has protein sequence MPNRRELVAGLAAGLILAAAPLAALAQEKLPVVASFSILGDFVREIGAERVSVTTLVGPNGDAHVYSPTPADAKSMAGAKLIVVNGFKFEGWMTRLIKSSAAKGTVAVATTGITPQALPAAEEPGKKDAHGHDHAGREDPHAWQNVTNAKVYIANIRDALSVADPAGKAVYEANATAYLAKLDALDGEIKAAVARIPADRRKAITSHDAFGYFIKAYGIDFIAPQGVSTEAEASAKDVGRIIRQVKAEKIPAVFLENVTNPRLIEQIARESGAKIGGRVYSDALSEASGPAGTYIAMMKHNISQFEKALGAGPA, from the coding sequence ATGCCGAATCGTCGCGAACTCGTCGCGGGCCTTGCCGCCGGATTGATCCTCGCTGCCGCACCGCTGGCGGCTTTGGCGCAGGAGAAGCTCCCCGTCGTCGCGAGCTTCTCGATCCTGGGCGATTTCGTAAGGGAGATCGGGGCCGAGCGCGTCTCGGTGACGACGCTGGTCGGGCCCAATGGCGATGCCCATGTCTATTCGCCGACGCCCGCCGACGCCAAGAGCATGGCCGGCGCCAAGCTGATCGTCGTCAACGGCTTCAAATTCGAGGGCTGGATGACGCGCCTGATCAAATCCTCCGCCGCCAAGGGCACGGTCGCGGTCGCGACGACGGGCATCACGCCGCAGGCGCTGCCCGCCGCGGAGGAGCCCGGCAAGAAGGACGCCCATGGTCACGATCATGCCGGCCGGGAGGACCCCCATGCCTGGCAGAATGTCACCAACGCCAAGGTCTACATCGCCAATATCCGCGACGCGCTGAGCGTGGCCGACCCGGCGGGAAAAGCGGTCTATGAGGCCAATGCGACGGCCTATCTCGCCAAGCTCGATGCGCTGGACGGGGAGATCAAGGCTGCGGTGGCGCGCATTCCGGCCGACCGGCGCAAGGCGATCACCTCGCATGACGCCTTCGGCTATTTCATCAAGGCCTATGGCATCGATTTCATCGCACCCCAGGGCGTCTCGACCGAGGCCGAGGCTTCGGCCAAGGATGTCGGGCGCATCATCCGGCAGGTGAAGGCCGAGAAGATTCCGGCGGTCTTCCTCGAAAACGTCACCAATCCGCGCCTGATCGAGCAGATCGCCAGGGAGAGCGGCGCCAAGATCGGCGGCCGGGTCTATTCGGATGCGCTTTCGGAAGCCTCCGGCCCGGCCGGGACTTACATCGCGATGATGAAACACAATATAAGCCAGTTCGAGAAGGCGCTCGGCGCCGGTCCGGCCTGA
- a CDS encoding metal ABC transporter permease: protein MTQFYDLFIGPFAEFDFMRRALVGIFALSVAAAPIGVFLMLRRMSLTGDAMAHAILPGAAIGYLVAGFSLSAMTLGGLVAGFAVALAAGAVARVTVMKEDASLAAFYLISLALGVTIVSLRGSAIDLFHVLFGNVLALDDDVLVLLAGVTTLTLLLLAALYRPLVMECVDPGFLRSVSRSGGWVHLTFLALVVLNLVAGFHALGTLLAVGMMMLPAAAARFWTADITRLILLASGFGMASGYAGLVVSYAAGSNLPAGPAIILAAGTLYLGSLLIGSQGGLARRLLPRPHLQR from the coding sequence ATGACGCAATTCTACGACCTTTTCATCGGCCCCTTCGCCGAGTTCGACTTCATGCGCCGTGCGCTGGTCGGGATCTTTGCGCTCTCGGTCGCTGCCGCGCCGATCGGGGTCTTCCTGATGCTGCGGCGGATGAGCTTGACCGGCGACGCCATGGCGCACGCCATCCTGCCCGGTGCTGCGATCGGCTATCTCGTCGCCGGCTTCTCGCTCTCGGCGATGACGCTTGGCGGCCTCGTCGCGGGCTTTGCGGTCGCGCTGGCGGCCGGCGCGGTGGCGCGGGTGACGGTGATGAAGGAGGATGCGTCGCTTGCGGCCTTCTATCTGATTTCGCTCGCGCTCGGCGTCACCATCGTCTCGCTGCGCGGTTCGGCGATCGATCTCTTCCATGTGCTGTTCGGCAATGTGCTGGCGCTGGATGACGACGTGCTCGTCCTGCTGGCTGGTGTGACGACGCTGACGCTGCTGCTGCTGGCGGCGCTTTATCGCCCGCTGGTGATGGAATGCGTCGATCCCGGTTTCCTGCGCTCGGTCAGCCGTTCCGGCGGCTGGGTCCATCTGACTTTTCTCGCGCTCGTGGTGCTGAACCTCGTCGCCGGCTTCCATGCGCTGGGCACCTTGCTCGCGGTCGGGATGATGATGCTGCCGGCAGCCGCCGCGCGGTTCTGGACCGCCGACATCACGCGGCTGATCCTGCTCGCCTCGGGCTTCGGCATGGCCTCGGGCTATGCCGGGCTCGTCGTCTCCTATGCGGCGGGCAGCAATCTCCCCGCCGGCCCCGCCATCATCCTCGCCGCCGGGACGCTCTATCTCGGTTCGCTCCTGATCGGCTCGCAGGGCGGCCTTGCGCGGCGGCTCTTGCCTCGACCCCATCTCCAGCGCTAG
- the aztA gene encoding zinc ABC transporter ATP-binding protein AztA, producing the protein MPAIRLDDLTLGYDRHPAVHHLCGEIAQGSLTAIVGPNGAGKSTLLKGIAGALAPLDGGLTLAKGKRLAYLPQSADLDRSFPIHVYDLVAMGLWGSAGIFGRIGFGAKARIEQAIAAVGLTGFERRPISNLSGGQMQRVLFARLLLQDADIILLDEPFTAIDARTTSDLLALVQRWHGESRTVVAVLHDIETVRRAFPQTLLLARETVAWGATAEVLTPANLLKARQMVEAFDSHAAPCERDAA; encoded by the coding sequence GTGCCCGCTATCCGCCTCGACGATCTGACGCTCGGCTATGACCGCCATCCGGCGGTGCATCATCTTTGCGGCGAGATCGCCCAGGGCAGCCTGACGGCGATTGTGGGTCCCAATGGCGCCGGCAAGTCGACGCTGCTCAAGGGCATCGCCGGCGCGCTTGCGCCGCTCGATGGCGGGCTGACGCTGGCCAAGGGCAAGCGGCTTGCTTATCTGCCGCAATCGGCCGATCTCGACCGCTCCTTCCCGATCCATGTCTATGATCTCGTGGCGATGGGCTTGTGGGGCTCGGCGGGTATTTTCGGCCGCATCGGCTTTGGCGCGAAAGCCAGGATCGAGCAGGCGATCGCGGCCGTCGGTCTCACCGGCTTCGAGCGCCGACCGATCAGCAATCTCTCCGGCGGGCAGATGCAGCGCGTGCTGTTCGCCAGGCTCTTGCTGCAGGACGCCGACATCATCCTGCTCGACGAGCCTTTCACCGCGATCGATGCACGCACCACCTCAGACCTGCTCGCTCTGGTGCAGCGTTGGCATGGTGAGAGCCGCACCGTCGTCGCGGTGTTGCATGATATCGAGACGGTCCGCCGCGCCTTTCCGCAGACGCTGCTGCTGGCACGCGAGACCGTTGCCTGGGGCGCCACTGCCGAGGTGCTGACTCCTGCCAATCTGCTGAAGGCGCGCCAGATGGTCGAGGCCTTCGACAGCCATGCCGCCCCTTGCGAGCGCGACGCCGCCTGA
- a CDS encoding glucan biosynthesis protein codes for MQDCSSARPSLAPALDRRTLLAGASATATLAALGFSPAALAQQGLKLGVAEAFGFEGLKARARDLASRPYQAPPSPRADVLERIDYDAHGKIKFKPEMALWANGPSPWPVTFFHLGRYFQKPVRMHVLDAGQAREIVYDESYFEMPADSPARELPTGAGFAGFRFQESRSGHPGRKGEKLDWQKNDWVAFLGASYFRAIGELYQYGLSARGLAIDPAVAGKPEEFPDFTHVWLETPQPGAEYVVVYALLSGPSVAGAYRFRMHRGKGVTMEVEKALYLRKDIERLCISPLTSMYWYSETAKSTAVDWRPEVHDSDGLALWTGAGERAWRPLNNPRRTTASAFMDENPRGFGLLQRDREVGHYLDGVFYERRPSLWVETQGDWGKGAVQLIEIPTDDEIHDNIVAMWVPSAPARAGASFEFRYKLHWLADEPFPPALGRVVATRLGNGGQPGTVRPRGVRKFMVEFLGPALETIPFGVKPEVVLSASRGTFSYVFAEAVPDDVPGHWRAQFDLTVEGNEPVEMRCFMRGGDKVLTETWLYQYLPF; via the coding sequence ATGCAGGATTGCTCCTCAGCAAGGCCTTCCCTTGCGCCCGCCCTCGACCGCCGGACCTTGCTTGCCGGGGCGAGCGCCACCGCGACGCTGGCTGCGCTCGGCTTTTCGCCAGCCGCGCTGGCGCAGCAGGGCCTGAAACTCGGCGTGGCGGAGGCGTTCGGCTTCGAAGGGCTGAAGGCGCGGGCACGCGATCTCGCATCCCGGCCCTATCAGGCCCCGCCGTCACCGCGAGCCGATGTGCTGGAGCGGATCGACTATGACGCGCATGGCAAGATCAAGTTCAAGCCGGAGATGGCGCTGTGGGCGAATGGCCCGTCGCCCTGGCCGGTGACCTTCTTCCATCTCGGCCGCTACTTCCAGAAGCCGGTGCGCATGCATGTCCTCGACGCCGGCCAGGCGCGCGAGATCGTCTATGACGAGAGCTATTTCGAGATGCCGGCGGATTCCCCGGCGCGCGAATTGCCGACGGGAGCCGGCTTCGCCGGTTTCCGCTTCCAGGAAAGCCGCTCGGGCCATCCCGGCCGCAAGGGCGAGAAGCTCGACTGGCAGAAGAACGACTGGGTCGCCTTCCTGGGCGCATCCTATTTCCGCGCCATCGGCGAGCTCTACCAATACGGCCTCTCGGCGCGCGGGCTGGCGATCGATCCGGCGGTGGCCGGCAAGCCGGAGGAGTTCCCCGACTTCACCCATGTCTGGCTCGAGACGCCTCAGCCCGGCGCTGAATATGTCGTGGTCTATGCCCTGCTCTCCGGCCCCAGCGTGGCGGGCGCCTATCGCTTCCGCATGCATCGCGGCAAGGGCGTCACCATGGAGGTCGAGAAGGCGCTCTATCTGCGCAAGGATATCGAGCGCCTGTGCATTTCGCCGCTGACCTCGATGTACTGGTACTCCGAGACGGCCAAATCGACCGCCGTCGACTGGCGGCCCGAAGTGCATGATTCCGATGGGCTCGCACTCTGGACCGGCGCGGGCGAACGCGCCTGGCGGCCGCTCAACAACCCCCGCCGGACCACGGCCTCGGCCTTCATGGACGAGAATCCGCGCGGTTTCGGCCTGCTGCAGCGCGACCGCGAGGTCGGCCATTATCTCGACGGCGTGTTCTATGAGCGCCGGCCGAGCCTCTGGGTCGAGACGCAGGGCGACTGGGGCAAGGGCGCGGTCCAATTGATCGAGATCCCGACCGACGACGAGATCCACGACAACATCGTCGCCATGTGGGTGCCCTCCGCCCCGGCCAGGGCGGGCGCCTCCTTCGAGTTCCGCTACAAGCTGCACTGGCTCGCCGACGAGCCCTTCCCGCCGGCGCTCGGGCGGGTCGTGGCGACACGGCTCGGCAATGGCGGCCAGCCCGGCACGGTCCGGCCCAGGGGCGTGCGCAAGTTCATGGTCGAGTTCCTGGGGCCGGCGCTGGAGACGATCCCCTTCGGCGTCAAGCCCGAGGTCGTGCTTTCGGCTTCGCGCGGGACGTTCTCCTATGTCTTCGCCGAGGCCGTGCCCGACGATGTGCCCGGCCATTGGCGGGCGCAGTTCGACCTCACGGTCGAGGGCAATGAGCCGGTCGAGATGCGCTGCTTCATGCGCGGCGGCGACAAGGTGCTGACCGAGACCTGGCTCTACCAGTACCTGCCGTTCTGA